The genomic DNA ACACGGATCTTATGAAGAAGCTCAAAAATAAAATAAAATGACCGTCACGCTCGAAATACGTTATTTGGCGACTGCAGAAAGAGATTTGGATGACATTTTTCAGTACATTATCAAGGATAACCCGGTTGCGGCGTCATCGCTTCTGGAAGAGATTGATCGATCAATTTCCAATCTGTCATCCAACCCCGAACTCGGAGTGGTCCCGAAAGACGATCGATTGAAAAAACTGGGATATAGAGTTTTGATCATCAGAAAGTATCTTGTTTTTTATGTTATAAAAAATGAGGTCATACAAATTCGGCGCGTTCTCCACGGTGCCAGGCAATACGGCTTTCTCCTATAAAACCCAACGGCATAAATTGGCGCAGTTTTCTTCTCTTTACCGTAAGGCCAAACAGGGCTCGGCATGCCGTTTTCACACCTTGTACGACCGGGTCCGGCTTCGCTCGTGTTATATTCGTCCTGCCGGACGGGTGGGTGTTAACCCTCTGAACTGGCGGTATTTTTCTTTGCGCTTATTGCCCCTTCGGCATACACATTCAGTTGACTGGTTTTTTAGAGCCCTTTTTTGA from Desulfobacterales bacterium includes the following:
- a CDS encoding type II toxin-antitoxin system RelE/ParE family toxin; this encodes MTVTLEIRYLATAERDLDDIFQYIIKDNPVAASSLLEEIDRSISNLSSNPELGVVPKDDRLKKLGYRVLIIRKYLVFYVIKNEVIQIRRVLHGARQYGFLL